In Leptospira bouyouniensis, the following proteins share a genomic window:
- a CDS encoding ATP-dependent Clp protease adaptor ClpS, producing the protein MTGSGATQPSILEETEIKPRKNNGPWKVVLWDDDHHTYEYVIEMLMDVCQMTWEKAFQHAVEVDTRKKTIVFSGELEHAEFVHERILNYGPDPRMSSSKGSMTATLEQ; encoded by the coding sequence ATGACCGGTTCCGGAGCTACCCAACCTTCTATCTTAGAAGAAACAGAGATTAAACCCCGCAAAAATAACGGCCCTTGGAAGGTTGTTTTGTGGGATGATGACCACCATACGTATGAATATGTCATAGAGATGTTGATGGATGTTTGCCAAATGACTTGGGAAAAAGCCTTCCAACATGCGGTTGAAGTTGACACTCGTAAAAAAACCATCGTCTTTTCTGGGGAATTAGAACATGCAGAATTTGTCCATGAACGGATCTTAAATTATGGACCTGACCCACGTATGAGTTCCTCAAAAGGTTCCATGACGGCGACGTTGGAACAATAA
- a CDS encoding carbohydrate-binding module 48, with protein MLKSKFIRIALILLFFTGIGIFADEGMDWIGSFSSGELEMSEETEDQNTVYYLWQLESLKKNIAPRYIRYLDVESYVSSGNLLHRGILFTYNGLRDESVEICGSFNNWECSEMKRNQYGIYYTVVEPNQIKENYEDDPVYEYKFRVNGLLTYDPENFDKVEDGSGSYYSRFVLDSKDTDRQTKTMVLEDSANEERDLRTVKFQIYLPNAEVVRVVGNFNDWNPEHDFLKKDRKGVFTLEKKLLPGEYHYQFIVDGETMLDTYNPVTNIKIDTNESVSSLIVPERNYALERKM; from the coding sequence ATGTTGAAATCCAAATTCATCCGAATTGCCCTCATTTTACTCTTTTTCACTGGGATTGGTATTTTTGCCGACGAAGGCATGGATTGGATTGGTAGTTTTTCCTCTGGGGAACTCGAAATGTCGGAAGAAACAGAAGACCAAAATACGGTATATTATCTTTGGCAATTGGAAAGTCTGAAAAAAAACATCGCTCCACGTTACATTCGTTACCTTGACGTTGAATCTTATGTTTCAAGTGGTAATCTTTTGCACCGCGGGATCCTTTTTACATACAATGGGCTTCGGGATGAATCAGTTGAAATTTGTGGGAGTTTCAACAACTGGGAATGTTCTGAAATGAAACGGAACCAATATGGTATTTATTATACTGTAGTTGAACCAAACCAAATCAAAGAAAACTATGAAGATGACCCTGTTTATGAATACAAATTCCGTGTGAATGGACTTCTTACTTATGATCCAGAAAACTTCGATAAGGTGGAAGATGGATCTGGTTCGTATTATTCAAGATTTGTTTTGGACTCGAAAGACACTGACAGACAAACAAAGACCATGGTTCTTGAAGATTCTGCAAATGAAGAAAGAGACCTACGTACCGTGAAATTTCAAATTTATTTACCAAATGCCGAAGTGGTACGTGTCGTAGGGAATTTTAATGACTGGAACCCAGAACATGATTTTTTGAAAAAAGATCGTAAGGGAGTCTTTACATTAGAGAAAAAATTACTTCCAGGTGAGTATCATTACCAATTCATAGTCGATGGAGAAACGATGCTCGATACTTACAACCCTGTCACCAATATCAAAATCGATACCAATGAATCGGTTTCTTCGCTCATCGTACCAGAGCGTAATTACGCATTAGAGCGAAAGATGTGA